Part of the Erwinia amylovora genome is shown below.
TCAATGGCACTTTCCAGCGACAAATTTTTACTGGAAAGGGGATGCAGACGGCGGGTATCGCTGTAGCGTCGGATCAAGGTATTGCGATCGGCATCAAGAAACAGCAGCTGCGGCGAGAAACTGTCAGGCAGGCTGGTGAGTGCGCGTTCGAATACCTCCGGGGATTCCGGCATGTTACGCACGTCAATACTCACCGCAGCAGGCATATTGCGTTCTGCCAGTGAGTTAGCCAGATCGGGCAGCAATACCACGGGTAGATTATCCACGCAGTAGAATCCCATATCTTCCAGGGCACGCAGCGCCACCGATTTTCCAGAGCCTGAACGACCGCTGACGATCATCAGCACCATTTACTTTTCCCCCAGTTTAGCGCTTTGCACCTTTGTGCTTTAAATTGCAATCGCATTAGCCGCTTTGCCCGGGCTGTCGCCGGACGGTGTTTCTACGAGATGTGCTGTGAACGGCGTCTGTATCGCTGACTGCATTTGGCGTTTTGCAATTGTTTTATTATTACGCCAATGATGATGGATAGATCACCGATCGGTTAGATCTCATGGTGATCTTCAGTGATGATATGATACAGATCTTCATCACTTTGTGCCGCGCGCAAACGACGCAGGACCGTTTTATCTGCCAGACGTTTGGCGACCAGAGAAAGTGTGTGCAGGTGCGTTTTACACTGATCTGCCGGCACCAGCAGGGCAAACAGCAAATCCACAGGCTGGTTATCAATGGCATCAAAAGCGATGGGGTTCTCCAGGCGGATAAAAACGCCTACGGCGCGCAAAGTATCTTCTTCTAATTTGCCGTGCGGGATGGCAATGCCACTACCGATGCCGGTACTGCCCATTCTTTCGCGCGTCAGAATAGCATCGAAAATTATCTGTTGTGGCAGGTTAAGCTGTTTAGCCGCCAGTTCACTGATAATTTCCAGAGCGCGTTTTTTGCTTTGGCAATGTACATCGTTACGCGTGCAGGCGACGCTTAGCACGGAGTCCAGTTCCAGTTTCACATCGTTGTTCATCATAGTTTCACTTACTTATTCACTTCCGCAGGGCGCATGGCATTTTCCCAGGGTTGGATCATAAGATTAACATGCCGCATCGAGTAACGGCTCGTCTTTGAACAGAAGACGAGCCGTTAACCGCGTTCAGCCTCACTCATGATTTCGGTACTGAAAAATCCAGCCGGTGCTTAGTGAAGTTTAGTGTTGTTTTAGCTTGTCTTTATGTTTATTCAACTGACGCGTCAGCTTATCGATGAGGCCGTCAATCGCCGCGTACATATCTTTATCTTCCGAGGTGGCATGCAGCTCGCCGCCGTTTACATGCAGCGTGGCATCTGCAATTTGCGTCACTTTCTCCACTTTTAAAACAATATAGACCTGGTTAATCCGGTCAAAATAGTGCTCCAGTTTGGCAAATTTAGTGGTAACAAACTCGCGCAATGGTTCAGTGATGTCAACGTGTTGTCCGGTAATATTGAGCTGCATCGTGTCTTCCTTCTCTGTTCGTTCAAACCAGCTGTTTACGCTGATTCGATGGCGGGATGGATAAAGACTCTCGGTATTTTGCCACAGTGCGCCTGGCGACCATAATTCCCTGTTCGGAAAGCATGGAGGTTAACTTGCTGTCGCTAAGCGGTTTGGCAGGGTTTTCCGCCGAGACTAACTTTTTCACCAGCGCACGAATGGCCGTGGATGAGGCTTCGCCCCCGCTGTCGGTATTGACGTGGCTGGAGAAAAAATACTT
Proteins encoded:
- the ptsN gene encoding PTS IIA-like nitrogen regulatory protein PtsN codes for the protein MMNNDVKLELDSVLSVACTRNDVHCQSKKRALEIISELAAKQLNLPQQIIFDAILTRERMGSTGIGSGIAIPHGKLEEDTLRAVGVFIRLENPIAFDAIDNQPVDLLFALLVPADQCKTHLHTLSLVAKRLADKTVLRRLRAAQSDEDLYHIITEDHHEI
- the hpf gene encoding ribosome hibernation promoting factor; its protein translation is MQLNITGQHVDITEPLREFVTTKFAKLEHYFDRINQVYIVLKVEKVTQIADATLHVNGGELHATSEDKDMYAAIDGLIDKLTRQLNKHKDKLKQH